The Amblyomma americanum isolate KBUSLIRL-KWMA chromosome 2, ASM5285725v1, whole genome shotgun sequence genome contains the following window.
acgcacacacacacacatacacgcacacgcgcgcacgcacacacacacacacatacacgcacacacacacacacacacacacacacacacacatatatatatatatatatatatatatatatatatatatatatatatatatatatatatatatatatatatatatatatatatatatatatatatatatatatatatatatatagttgaaaacgcttcatttagccatagatttattttgagtcgacgtttcggacagagcctgtcctttctcaagactgaagttacaggggtcttcttcctcttcttaaggagtttacactggcacacatgtacgacacatgaacaaaagaaacaaacggtggcaaagaatactagaaaagatacagatagaaagggaaaaaagggggacagatataatcataaaaccagcggataagggaggtggtatagttgtcatggacagcgaaaaatacattgaagaaggcttgagacaactctctaacattagtttctatcaacgtcttgaagcagacccaactgcgcaataccaacattttgtagcggagaccctgggtcaacttgcgaagaatggggacatatccctacggttatctaaagccctcaccgcaccacacccgtcgccgggccgattctacatgttaccgaaaatccacaaaaagaataatcctggccgccctatagtatctggcattggcacgattacagaaccaatttccagttacattgacacactaattagacatattccaacagcacacgcatcatacatacgcgacacaaaccatttccttcgcgcaatagcaggtctcaaactcccggaaggagccttcctggcaacactagatgtagtctctctctacacaaacattcctcattccgatggcattaaatgtctgatcgaagcgtatgaacaaaacagaaaggaggaaactcctaccccacgtgttttagaaatactggcaaaaatcgtactcgaatataacaacttcgaatttaacaatgaacactatttgcaaattaatggcacagccatgggcacaaggatggcaccaacctacgccaatatcttcatgcatagtattgaatccaaatttctgaaagattgccccattaagcccaccctatacaaacgctacttggatgacatctttttaatatggactgacacagagaaagaactcgtacgttttattgaaaacttcaacctcgtccaccccaacatatctttcacttacacgtactccaacaccaaaattaactttctagatgttgagatttcggtaaacaaaggctcacttaccaccggtgtatatagaaaaccgacggaccgccaacgatacctacacttccaaagctgccatcctcgtcactctaaaacaagcatcccatactctcaggcacatcgatttaaaagaatatgttcccaagacgaggacttcgtaaaaaattccaaacgcatgcgagaagtcctcattaagcaacgatacccccccgccattgtcgacgatgccattgaaaaggcatctaaactcaaccgagagcaaatactggagggatgtcgctacaacgacgaaacagaccaccgggccaatctcgtacttaccttcaccagtaacccgcctaacgtaaacaaaatcctcagaaaacatttcaacatcctcgaacaaagcgagcgcctcaccaaaattttcactgctccccctcacgtgatctacagacgaccaaaaaacattaaaaatattcttgtacactcaaaaacaaataaccagccggttttggggtgccggccctgtggaaaaagtagatgccaggtctgcaaacacatacaaacatcaagctgtgcagtaagcacagcttcaggcttcaaatgggaaattaatggcaactttgattgtgattcctgcaacgtaatatacctcctagaatgcagtgtgtgcagtatgcagtacattggacagaccgttaaccctctacgaattcgctttaataaccaccgcgcgcatatcttatccctacccaaccttcccttgtcaaaacacattaatgagcgaaaccacccatttgatgcaattaagttaacagtcctacagggtgggttccacaacacccgggaaagagaacaacgcgagtcgtacttcatttacaaatttgaaacaattcctcacggcattaatgaaagtccaggtgtattgtcctccatccgccccttgcagggccgttgctgacattacgagagccagcttgacatacctcggtcgtttcttgccagcgacatctttttcaagctcacacaaatttcttcattccctaccccatcctgctcctatcttcccagttcgagtaccttgacgacggggcgcaattgaagaacccttgcctaattgctcacgccattcacatttacctcccacaccacacttggccgaactcggatgtttttccactttttttcttttgtgggtgttttcaggcacagtgcacgtgcgtgtagttaagctcacggcgccctgattctaccttgactcgggctgcggaaatggttccagatgacggaagtctcctgtcctgtctgcattttattttgtttatttgtttactttttctggccaggtcacgcgagtgcaagcatctccaatttatatatgttggacaattccgccaccgtctgtttctgtacaccttactcgcttaaatgctcccgccattgtcatttagccgccacacgacactggcatgagctcggatgttttactgctgtgtgtctgggtgttttcatccacagtgcacgtgtgtttagttaagctcacggcgccgctgattcggccttggctctggctgccgaagtggttcaagatgacggaagctccgaccctgtctgcattttattctgtttatttgtttactctttgtgtacggggcacgcgagtgcacgcgtctttaacttttgtgtgtagggcgatcccgccaccgggCGATcccgccgccgctctgttgccttgatgggtagccattatcctctcccgctccgtgttttccttttttttttgtttccctcgtccggggtcggctccccgcggcttcggggtgggcggcggggtacaacacgtttttcttttttatttgttcccccttttttccctttctatctgtatcttttctagtattctttgccaccgtttgtttcttttgttcatgtgtcgtacatgtgtgccagtgtaaactccttaagaagaggaagaagacccctgtaacttcagtcttgagaaaggacaggctctgtccgaaacgtcgactcaaaataaatctatggctaaatgaagcgttttcaactttgaatttttgcctctagcaaccaaatacgtttatctttctatactatatatatatatatatatatatatatatatatatatatatatatatatatatatctgcagGAGTGCATGGCTCATCTACTTGGGCGAGGCAGTGGCAGCCTACTCAGTGCGTCAGCATTTTAGTGCAGGCGTCCATGCCTGTACACCAAATTGTAATCGTACGTGACTAACTTGAGACGCCATcgaggctttgagggacgccgtagtgaaagggctccggaaatttcttaccacctggggttctttaccgtgcactgatatcgcacagtacacgggcctctagaaattcgcctccatcgaaaatcaaccgccgtggccggaatcgaacccgcgcctttcgggtcagcagccgggcgccataggcactgagccaccgattacgtgacctaggtggcccgtctacctcctaggttgcttctctggggattttttgttatttttcgctcatggtcaacgacgacgacgccgggttttctgctatgcgagctccttaacgctgtcacgttaccATTACTTGTATAGATATATAGACTGCTTGCCTAACAACAGTGCTGCCATGGCCCTGCTAGCGTTGCACCGCAGCATGGAAACCTGCCGTTCGCATGCTCTCTCTTCACTGCTGGACTCAGTAAGACCGCACTATAACCTTTAGTGATTCTTGTTATCTCTTTGTCTTGTCGACATGCATATGACAGAACTGGAAAAAATTTTCATAGCGAAACTCTCACAACAATGTCAACGTCTCAAACACAAACGGCGGAGTTCGGCGCGCCGATTCTTCTTATGCTAGTCCGCAGCGGCGCCACAGCGTAGCGTCCATTTCGTGAAAATGACCAATACTGCGCGCCCATAAAATTAATTTGACGTCGATTCCAACGCAACCTTTTGAGAACCTTCGAATGCCCTAGAGCACAGGACAAAGCAACGGCGGCGCTCAAGGCACGTAACACTGCCTGTTTAGAACTGCGGAACAAGCGATAATATGTAAAATACATAAGAATTTTGGTGGCTAAAATTTTAGGAGATGAGCTGCTCTCTGGTGTAGCGCCTAACCGCTTCAGATTTTCATTCACCACACGCACATCTTACTTGACATTTCGTCGTCTGGCAGCAGCAACGATTGAAAGAATTTTGCGAAAACTGAAAAACCTCTGAAGCAGGGGAGTAGTGCCTGCAGATAAGGGAAACCAGCACAAGTCAGGTAATCGTCGGTGCCTGAAATTCTCGTTTAATAACACGGTAAAGGCCGGACCTGTTAGTACTTTATTCGTAATGGAATGTCCGGTGTAGATGCTCCTGTCCATCTCCATAAAGCTTCTTATCGGAATCTGAGGAGACCCATGACCCATAAGAAGCATCTAAGCCCCTAGGTAATAAGGCGGGCCTTTACGTAGGTTAAAACTGCTTTATATTTATGGAGATCCCAGGCCACCAGCGATCATGCACAGCTTTCATCAAATAGACAAAAAGATTTTGTTTTAAGGTAGGTAGTGCAGCATTTCCGGCACTCTTAAAACTCAAAATACCCGAATAAGTCAGGACAAGAATTCTTCTACCCTTTGTAGATACGTGTCTTCAGATAGGTAGTAAATGATTCACTGCCCGGCTCAAACGCCTGCCATATGCTATACGTACTTTTGCCAAAGTTATATGCAAGACGTGCGCTGTTCAGATTGGCAAAGCCAGATTAGTCCAATCTCAAGTACATCTTatgtttattaatgcgaaagtattactAGCCCCATTAAGCGAAATTCCATCGGCGAGCGCGTTGTTGGGGGCCGAGAGATGGTCCCAAAAAGATGACGTCATCACGCAGTCTCCGAGCGAGATGCACGCGTTGCGCCGATAGTGGGGGCATGCATATAGGGTGACTTCATGGGGCCGACGCGGCGCGCTTGCGATCCCACTCGGGCTCCGACTCCGGGGCAGGCCGGCAGGTGAGGAGGAAAAATAGTGCGCGCGTAGTGACACCATCTGACGGCGCGCAAAGCACTCTGTCGCCTCTCGCCGCGGGCTCTTATCTATCCGGGAGCTTACATGAGCCCAAAAATAGTCAGATAGAGTAGACTGTCGGGCTGAAAACCGCTGTCGGGCTCGTGtatacgctagggggtcgagATAAGCGACCGTCGAGTCGGGATGGGCCAGCCCGACTGCAGAGGGTGGGTTGACTCTGCCCCTGTGCAAATACTTAATCCTCTTTGGCGCTTGGGGAAAGCATTTTCTGCAGAGGAGAGCAGAAGCGAGTGCCGGTTTTTTGCTCGTGCGGTCGCGCCCCGCAGAGCGCACCGTGAAGGACGACTCGAtagtatcgagttcatgtaagCACAGCCATCGAGTTGAGTTTACCTTGCTAAACTCGACCAacgtcgggctcatgtatacgagACTTATGCAGCGCGCTGCAGCGCGCTTTGCCATGAAGGGTCGTTGCCGCCGCTCTCCTCATACGCGACGCCATTTGCTCCTCCTGTAGCGCGCTTGGCGTTGACTACAGTCATTGTGGGCGTTTACATGAGCTCGATAAATTCTGATCGAGCAGGCTGTATGCTGAAAACcggctgtcgggctcatgtatacgctagggggtcgagGTAAGCGACAGTCGAGTCGGGTGCCCGACTGCAGAGGGGGGTTGACTCGCAGCCCCCTCCGCAGATTACAGTTAATCCTTTTTTACGCATGGGTAAAGCGTTTTCCGCAGGGGATAACAGAAGCGGGTGCCGGTTTTCCACTCGTGCGGTCGCCCTTCACAGGGCACGCCGCGAGAGTCGACTCGCTAGTATCGTGTTCATGTAAGCAGACAGTCATTGAGTTGGGTTGACGTTGCTCAACTCGACTCCTTACTCGACCCGCCGTTGTCTGGTTCATGCAAAGAAGATCATTGTGTGCAGCTCGAAGTTCTGAACGTGTGCCTGTAAAACCTTTCATGAAAGGAACTCTGCCGCGCAataaataatgctttcgcattcccacacgtaagcaggcTCAAGTTATTGTTGTTATTAGTGTCTAGTTataaataaaataacaaaggaaggaaaagatgttgctagccacggcatctgccgccgaaacctgaagcacccgagctgcggctagcgggaattaAAGGACAGGAAGAGCTACCGAATTTTTTGTCAAAGGCTCCTTACTGAATACCTGGTCATCTACACAGACACACCCGTAAGCACAGGCAATAATAATCAGTTGATATCATTTCTTCATAAAATTTACTGCCTTGATTGCGCATGTAGTTTTTAGATATTGCTGTCCTGGCGGCACACACTCGCCGTTCTAGCCATAAAGCTTACAATAGTCAAAACGAAAAGCTTAACGAAACCAACAAACCCAAGTGTAAGAAGCAAAGCCACTATTTGAGTCAGTGCCGATCAAGCACCGAAAGGTTCCTGAGCTGCCATCTACTGTGCAGAATTGTCTATGGGCAGACTCGAGCACAAATACGCACTCGCCTATCGGACGGGTTCGATGCGGCACCCTCGATTCCCCTTACTCGACTCGCCGTTGTCTAACTCATGCGAAGAAGCGACTGGGGAGGTGTTTGAGATCTTACCATGTTTATCAGTTTCGCGTCGGTAAATACAGAACACATTGCTCCTCTAAGCCGCGGAGCCCTACAAACGCACTCTTAAAACTAAAGGATATCACATCGCTCACCTCAACGCTTCTCCAGATAGTGCGTTCAGCCTGAACCAGGATCGGTAGACCTCCAACAGGCACCAGATGATACTTAAATTAAATATTGGCCGCCGACAAAATTTCCGTTCTAGTACAGTAATATGTAGCAAAGGCGGAAAGCTGTTCGTTGTTCACCATTCGTTAAAAAGGGCTGGCAGTTAACACCGGGGCGAAGAAATAGCAGTAGACAGGACTAACGCTTATAGAGCTCGTTCGATAAACTACTGAGTCCCCATGCCAGGCGCCAGTATTTTTATAAAACAGCAATATGTAGCATTTCATGGCATTTTCAGCGGCCACGACACACAGCTCACATCACTTCACATCATTACTTGACATGCCTATCGCGATATGTACCCCACGAGGCCAAATGTTCGACCAGAACGTTCCCTTTTACGTTTATGTGCGATCTCCaacctttatttcttttctcttttgcaAAGCTGGTTGAGTTGGTTAGGTTCGGAAACTGACTGCGTCGTCTTCGTAAAACCAAGAAGTGGTAGCGATGAACGACAAGTCCTCATGTAGTTACGCACGCAAAAGTCAATAGCATCATGCACGATGCGCACACTGACGCTTGTGAATTAGGACGATGCACCGAATGATTCCAAATAGATTTCCGAGGAAAGTAAACAAAGGCACTGCGAGGGTTTGTAATCAACGTTTGAAGCTTAACGTCATTGACACACAGATAGGCACGAAAAACATTAGAAAAAAGCATTGTTTATATCTAAAATCTGGCAGCGCACGCGTTACTACAGGGAAATCAGAGTCATGTGACTGCAGCAATGCCTCTCACTGCAGGACACGTGTCGACATCCTCCCATGTGGAGTAGGAGGCACGCATTTGCCGCTGCACTAGTTTAGGGGCGACGCCACTGACGAAGAGCCGGCGCGTCGGGTGTTAGCTTGGACCTCGGGTGTGGCAGAAGCCGCCTCAACCTTGGTCAGCTCTTTCGGTGAAATCGTAAACGGCAGAGTCTGCGAGGACTGCCCGCGGGTACCTTTGAATTCTCTTGTCATGTAGGATCGACGAAAGCTGGTACGTTCGCGAGGCAGTAGGGAATGCGTCCCGGGGGTGCGCTGCGGCGTCCGCAACGGCGATCTTTCGCGCAAGTACCCGGTCTTCGCCATTTCGAGATCATTGCCCGAAGTCGGCGTCGCAACGCCACTGGTCATCGCCCCCGGGGTAGAGGGTGGCGACTGCTGGCGCGAGGTGGCGTTGCTAGCCTGTACCGCCTCTGGTCCCTTCACCGCGTGGGGATGATTACTCGGTCCAGAAGTCGGTGAATCTCGTGAACGTACAAATGACGGCAACGAGGGATTTGCTCGCGTGGGATTACCGGCTTGTTTTTTCGGTCGAACTGGCTTCGCCATCTTCAAGTGGCTCTTTGCTTCGGGAGTCGAGGCTCCCGAAGCCAAAGGTGGTGACGCCTGTTCGCTCGGTATGCCTCCCTGTAGGCTTTGGGTCTCTTTCGCCGAGGACACCCTCTTCTCGGTAACACTGACTCCCGACGGCGACGCCGCGCCTGACACGCCGGCCGAGCTCGTCATCTGGCGGGACCCTGCCGACGGCGTACTTCTGTCGCGCTCGGTGGCACCCCGCCGGGACGACGAGGCGATGGACACGTCATCGACGACCACCGACGCGGCCTGTCCTGCCTCTGGAAATGACTTCAAGGAGAGCGCGCTGTCCGCGACATCGCTCTCCCTGGGCCCGCGGTAGACGCAGTACAGGCTGTACAGGACGAACGCCTGCGGCCGCGAGTCGGACATCATTAACACGCCAGCAACGTCGTAATCTCACAGTAAAGCGAAAGTAGTTCTCATAAGATTAGAGAAAAGATAATGTTGCATGATGCGAAGTCCAGGATTCTTTGACATCAGTTTTAATGGTGAGACAACTGTTGAGTATTGTACGCTACTGTTATAGAAACATCGAAGGTAATAGTACATTCTTAGGATGAGTAGTAAAatctgttttttctttttaattttctcGCATCGAGTAGTGAAGACTGCCCTACAAAACCAAAGCGGAATGTTTTTGTCGGTAGCAAAACATTACTGGCAAGGAAATGCAAGTCTGCAAAGGGGAAATCTGCGGATATATAATGATTAATGCAGTAAAAttttacgatatatgaaaaagTTGCGCTGATCAAGTATTTCCCGTTGAGCAACGAGCTTGCGCACGATTTTTGGTCATGGTGTGAAACGAAAGAGGTTCTTGTggacgcccccctccccccccccccccggcaaccccccccccccccaaaaaaaacgatATTTCCACATGATGTAAACCACTGCTGAACGAGCTCTTTCACACAGCTTTAACGAGCTTGTCGTTCAGAGCACGATGTATACCACTTAGAGGCGCTAAAATGCCATTCTAACTATTTATGGCTTAGTTATAGTTCTAATGAATGCAATGTGGTGCGGAATAGAAGTGCTTCAAATCATGCAAAACTATTTCGCAACTGTAGTATTTATCTCTGGTGAAGAACGCATGACCAGTCATTTTGCTTCAGTCGAGTTTTGTCGCAGTTGCTCCTAAGTACGCCTGGTTTAAGGCAACTGAAAATGCACAAACAACGCTTAACACCGAGATATGCACAAAAATTTCCGTGGCAGGTTGAATTTGTTCTCGCTGCCCGAAAACTGCCGAGATCTAACATTTGCTTGTGTTGTCCAAGAGAGACGACAGGTGAAGATGCTGTATCAAGCGCTGCCAGAGAAGCGGTTGCTTTGCAAGTTGTTAAGTTTCTCAGAGTTCCATGTAAACTGTTTTGATGTCACAAGGAAGAAGTGCTGAGGGTTGTGCAGTTAGAACAAGATCATATACAAGACGTACATTGTTTAGGTTGACAAAGACAGTGAAAGTCAACACGAGCGGTCAAGTGTAATCTACCAACTGAGGCTTTATTCCTTTcctgtgaaaaaaagaaaaaaaagattgtgACAAAAAACTCGATAAAAGCATAAGGGGGCAAGAGAACACAACACGAAAATTCACTATGCCcacagcaaaaataaaagaataaaattaaaaaaaggtcttaaaaagaaaagaaaacaacatcAAACAAGTGTTTCTGAAGTTTGGTGCGGAGCTTAGCGGCGTAACCATACTAACTCTGCCTTACTGTTACACACGCGCAGCTGACAATAATGTCAATTTTATTTACACAGCATAGCAATCTCCCTTCGGGCGAGGACAACCGATGAGGAGCTTACGTAGTCACCTTCCATACCCGATACCATTTGGAAAGCCTCGATGACCTCTCGTTTCTTCTTGCTGGTAGATTGCGCTTAACcattcgtgttgtctttaacGCTGTCTTTGTCAACCTAAGCTGCACTCACCTTGCATGTTGTCACAAGAGAGAACGCATTAAATCACTGGCACTCCTCACCTTGGCCACAGCGAAGAAGCTCATGAGAACCAGCAGTTCGTAAAACAGCATATTCTGTAATAAAAGCAAGAGGAGGTTTTGAAAAACATGctgaagctttctttttctttcgcgcCTTCATCTGCGTCAACGTGAAAGCATTGCCGACGTACTAACTGACCGTTTCAACACAAAAGATAGGTGTTCACTTCAGTATCTTCAACCCAACAAGTCACGAGAGCTTACCTGCAAGATCTTAACTTTCTAATTTAGTTCGAAGTAATATCAAAGTTTATCTTGTGCAGACAATGGGGCGTAGTCGATGCGTTAAACACGTCGACCTTGAGTGCTTTACTCACCCGGAGGTGCGCCTCGTTTGCCCGCTTAGGCAGATCTCCAAATGCAGTCTTGAAGCATGAAACAGAAGAGGATGTACGCGTACCATTAGGCGAGAGTGCAAAATCAACATAATTTATAAATGAAAGCGTTTCCAAACTACTTCTAGAGAGAAGCGGTGGATTTCGCGATAGCACTCAGCGTCGCTATATTGATGTGTTCTTCGCACAGTCTATTCATGTGTGTTTCCGTAGTAAATATTATGCATGAAATTAGTCGACATCAGAAGAACAAATTCACACTATGCTCACTGCCCGAAGATCGCGCGCTTAAATGACAGCCGAGAGATTTGTTCGTAGACAAGTGTGTGGGTCTTCTAAGACGCCCAACATGACTAAGAAGAACTGGCGACTGAAAGCTTTCCTCTATTTCCTTCAGCGTCACTAATCGTCACTGAAACTTCAGCGACCGATGCACATGCCGCTGCCGCCGACCTA
Protein-coding sequences here:
- the LOC144118707 gene encoding uncharacterized protein LOC144118707, which codes for MEPARSLRLTLILGFCTAINFFCLVRYLLGRYRRRSENGLVYDVILGTESFFDLISDAAMAGVIHTKAVVQRVLGIFLLWNCLAMLICYATNIFAIKFYSSTTAFGDLPKRANEAHLRNMLFYELLVLMSFFAVAKAFVLYSLYCVYRGPRESDVADSALSLKSFPEAGQAASVVVDDVSIASSSRRGATERDRSTPSAGSRQMTSSAGVSGAASPSGVSVTEKRVSSAKETQSLQGGIPSEQASPPLASGASTPEAKSHLKMAKPVRPKKQAGNPTRANPSLPSFVRSRDSPTSGPSNHPHAVKGPEAVQASNATSRQQSPPSTPGAMTSGVATPTSGNDLEMAKTGYLRERSPLRTPQRTPGTHSLLPRERTSFRRSYMTREFKGTRGQSSQTLPFTISPKELTKVEAASATPEVQANTRRAGSSSVASPLN